ctttatcaaaattgtgaaattcATTTTCATCACCCTGGGGCATCACCCTTATGAAATTTACCTGAaaattttcatgtgaatttcacatTAAGgaattttacctgtgtgttataCCATCGGTTCATGATTAATTGCTAGGTAATATTGATTGGCTGATCACATTGAGGCTATGttgttataataacaatacaAAGTGGATTCTGtgtaagttttaaacaaaaGGCTCAACTTCTGTCCAATTGTGAACTTCATTGTTTATACTATACTTTAGTAATGGAATAACCTTTACAATTTGAatctgattttgaaaataattgacCAGAGAGGtcacaacaaaaatattttcagtcaatacattgtttgtttgcttgtttgtttgtttatttgcttGCTGTGTTTATGGCCCAGtgaacagcaagggtcattttgtggcagagtctccttgtagtagttggtgactacctcactaaacaacatacggCAGGCCCATCGCataccatccagagcaattaggatcttcacctgaggttacatggtcAGCTCTCTATCAGACTGATCTTTCATGGCCCCTTCTATAGATACAAGATGTGccaaaatattttatgatataatatgatagTGATACTGTCATAGTGACATGCTACTGAACCACAACTAGCATAGTTTACTGTTAAACTTTCTTTGTCTAGAGATAATGTGAGTTATTCAGGTTTGTTCCTTTTGTGAATGTGAttgaaaatatcagaaaacagaaaaatacCTGTCTTTACTGTAACAGAGAAGCAGTTTAAGATTACTGCAGGTTGGTCTCTGGTTTTCATGTTCTCCTAAGGGTCTGTATGCgttattttaatttatattacattGAAAATGTTTTCTCACAAATTAATTACTAAAGTTCCCCAATGCTATTTATAGTATCGTCGTGGAATTTCCTCATTTTCTTTTGTATAATATCTATTTTTAGCATGGTATGGGGATTCCCTCACTGTCCATCCTCATCCATGAGATACTGAAGCTGCTTAATCATGCAGGATGTTCCCCGAGTGATGTCACCTTCTTCAGAATCGGCACTAGTGGAGGCCTGGGTAATTTATCACTGTTCTGACCAAATCTATTTTGTCACCGTACTCATTTTGGCACAATTTTAACAGATTTAGGGCCCAAGATGAATTGATCGAGGCATCCAAAATATTTTGTATGGAAATCAGAGGCATAGCTTCCATGTATGCTTGTATGCCACAGCATCCACAATTTTTCCGAAAAAAAATTgagtgaagaaaaaaaacaaagaatgaGATAGAGATAAGGGGGAGAGCGAGAGAGATAAAGTCTTTAAAACATCCATGTATTTTTTGTCTGGCTATGCCACTGGAAATAGCATGAGTGTGCAATATTAGAACAATCAAAATTTAGCTCAATGCTTCCAGAACATGTACGAATCAATTTCACTTACactttatgtacatgtaattaaccTTTGTTAGTAATGGGTCCTCCTGGCCTTGGGTTATATGATCTTTACCTACCTTGAGGatatgacagagaaatctccaacCCTCAGGGTGGTATTTTTGGTTGTTTAACCCTTGGgttgtgatgtcattgtaaatgtacatgtacatgtaaaatgagAGACGAAATAATGAACTTCAACAGGCATCTGCCATAATGATATTTGTATCTTCACTTCACTTTAATTTTTTTGGAAATCTAAAGTTTGAGCATCATTGTAATGTATGAGAGTATTCTGGTGTACGGGTCTACActttcaaaggtcaaaggtagACATTGTGTACTGTGTTTGCCATAGTTACATCATCTTCACTAGCCAAGAATTCATCTTATTTACACTAAAATGGAGTATTCAATGTATGGTGTACGAAATGAACTGTTGGATATTGAAGATGATTTACGTTTGTTTTCTCACAAATGTTCAATTAGACTATCGGCTGCCAGTACAATATAGCACCTCGGCTGGAATTCTAGGACACTGATACTAGGAATGATAGTCAATCTTAGCTCAGCTGGACTTGAGGTCAATGGGAGCTGATACTGTGGTGCTCTTTGGTATCCCTGTACtgacaacaaaacaaagaaTCTGGCCCCAGGTGTTGGTATGGGGAATAGGGGGGTTAGTTAATCTGACATACAGCATTCCTGTGCTGAAGGAATTCTACATTGTGTAAATGACAATGTGAAGATATTCTACCTTTTTGTTGACATAAATAAAGGATGTGACAATTGTTTTTGTAGGCCTGGAGCCAGGAACAGTGGTTATATCTGAGGCAGCTGTAGATGGTATCTTGCGTCCATATATGGAAGTGGTGAGCACTTTCTTGTAAATGTTTATGGATGTAGGACATACTTGAGGGTATATGATAGACCTGAGAAGTTAGAATGAACAAAGTAGAAAATATCACGGGATTATTTAAAAGAATGAATGACAAAATAAAACCTTCACATACTCTCAACCCCACCCTGTTCCCCTACTCTCAACCCCACCCTATTCCCCTACACTCAACACCACCCTATTCCCCTACTCTCAACCCCAACCTGTTTCCCTACCCTCAACCCCACCCTTTTCCCCTACTCTCAACCCCACCCTGTTTCCCTACCCTCAACCCCACCCTATTCCCCTACTCTCAACCCCACCCTGTTCCCCTACTCTCAACTCCACCCTATTCCCCTACTCTCAACCCCACCCTGTTCCCCTACTCTCAACTCCACCCTATTCCCCTACTCTCAACCCCACCCTGTTCCCCTACTCTCAACCCCACCCTATTCTCCTACCCTCAACCCCACCCTATTCCCCTACTCTCAACCCCACCCTGTTCCCCTGCTCTCGACCCCACCCTGTTCCCCTGCTCTCGACCCCACCCTGTTCCCCTACTCTCAACCCCACCCTATTCTCCTACCCTCAACCCCACCCTATTCCCCTACCCTCAACCCCACCCTATTTCCCTACTCTCAACCCCACCCTGTTCCCCTACTCTCAACCCCACCCTATTCTCCTACCCTCAACCCCACCCTATTCCCCTACCCTCAACCCCACCCTATTTCCCTACTCTCAACCCCACCCTGTTCCCCTACTCTCAACCCCACCCTGTTCCCCTACTCTCAACCCCACCCTATTCCCCTACTCTCAACCCCACCCTGTTCCCCTACTCTCGACCCGACCCTATTCCCCTACCCTCAACCCCACCCTGTTTCCCTACTCTCAACCCCACCCTATTCCCCTACTCTCAACCCCACCCTGTTCCCCTACTCTCAACCCCACCCTATTCCCCTACTCTCAACCCACCCTGTTCCCCTACCCTCAACCCCACCCTGTTCCCCTACCCTCAACCCCATCCTGTTCCCATACACCAGCTAGAAGCGCCCCAACACATGGAATTGgaataaatttttaaaagaataaaCTGCTCAAATATTGGTATATAGATTTTGATGTACTATTACATATTTGGAGTGAAGGATCATCATTGTAAACTTTTATAATTGAGAACTGTTCGGTTTCCTGTAGGCCACGCTAGGGATGATAATTCAGCATCCGGCTCTGCTGGACCAGGAGCTTAACAGTAAACTGATAGATGTTGCCAAGGAGACAGACATCAAAGCTGTCCTGGGGAAGACCATGTGTACCTATGATTTTTATGAAGGTAAATACTTGTGTGAACACagataatggtacaggtattgACTCACTTTTATTCAAAAGTTCAGAATATAAACCATTTTTGCTTTGACGGGAGTATTTTATGGTACAACATTTTCCGTCTGTCCAGGTGTAAACTTATGTTTTTCTCGAGATCTGCCATATTTTTCAACCAATGTCTTTGAAATCAAGCATCCTTTTTCATCATATGTTTCCCTTACATTTTCAATTGACTATTTTTACAAAAGTTGTtcccctttgtttatttcagcatttgattattagtcccctaccggtgaaaaCTATAGGTTTTGCCTGCGTCCGTCCGTGCGTCCGTCCGTTCGTCcagttaaagttttggttaaagttttataatggcacaccatttacttaataatggtattaggatgctgattctttgtatagaggttctttgggtgtgtggcattacttttgtacgGTTAAAACTACTAGCATATCTCCAAGACCCTTTCTACAAAACTTTCTAGACACATCAGTCGAGTGGTCTAATAGTGTCTTCTACTGTAGAGGAGTTTCCAGTTTTGATATTCTCGTGGTTGTCATGGAAACAGATAGGTATCAAACTTTATACACCAGTTGGGTGGACTGTGCACTTTGGGTACAATGTGTTGCTTAGATATTGATGACCTATTCTGTTCCATCCCTCACATCATATTAATCTCGGCTAGATCCTGTGAATGGGCTCTTTTGGTGGaggataataataataatttggagttttatTTATTGCTATATCATAGCAACAAATCCATctcaaagtggttcacaaattattataccccccgcaacgaagttagggggggtatactggaatcaggttgtccgtccgtccgtccgtccgtctgtagacacaacgatgtaccggctactcctcctaaactactgatccgatttcaacgaaactcatgacaataatccttatacatcgtagatgtgcgtaatctatatcacgtcgtaattttttggttaccatggtaaccagggcacaaaacttagttttttggGCGATTTTGACGATGCAACGATGTACcagctactcctcctaaactacttatCCGATTTCAGATTTTGACGATGCAACGATGTACcagctactcctcctaaactacttatccgatttcaacaaaacttcatgacaataacccttatacattgtagatgtgcgtaatctatataacatcgtaattttttggttaccatggtaaccagggcacaaaacttagttttttcatgacaataatccttatacattgtaggtgtgcgtaatctatatcacgtcgtaattttttggttaccatggtaaccagggcacaaaacttagttttttggGCGAGTTTGACGCAACGATGTACTGGCTACTTCTCCTAAACTACTTATctgatttcaacgaaacttcatgacaataatccttatacattgtagatgtgcgtaatctatatcacgtCGTAATTTTTTGAATAAATCCCATTCACACTTTACCTTTCTCAtaacctttttaattttttctttgttataaattgatcaattgaaaagattttctcatgtgaaatcatttcataatgtcatgtacaacaatttattcataatatagataaaaaaagaattagGGTAACCAAGAAAACTGAATACGACTAAGTGagatttaactgtatatctcgtttattgtataaatgaacaCATAGTAATGATGGGGGTTGCAGGAGCggggggtatgagttggccctctggacgacagttctagttatccATGGTTATTTGGCCTTTAGCAACCAGCCAATATCTTTCTTAACTACCAGGGGGAGCAtgcagccggagctgccattccCACAATGACAGCTTACACATGACATTTCTTGCGGTGCCCTACCACGTACTCATTTACAGTCGATCAGAACATTACAGAGTAAAGTATCATGTATAAGGATACTACACAGCGCCCTTTTCATGACTCGAACTAGTGACCCTTTGGTCATGTAGCCCTGCGTTCCACCACTTGATCTCCTTGTCTCCTCTTACtgaatatataaaattttaaactTGGTAGGATTTATAATCGTGATATGAAGTTGTGGTTCCCTGAAAGACAATTTgactatttttgcaaaagtgatttccttttgtttatttcagttgTGTATTTGATTTTTTCCGAAGATATCctacatttttagctcacctgatgTGAAGAACTTGTTAGCTTTTGCCATGGCACAGCCTACGCTGTCTGTCAACTcttcctttaaatcgcttcttTTCATGAACAAGTGAATGGTTTTTGTGGCAGTTATGTCATGAAATCATAGCTTCTCTGTGGCATTTAGGTAAGACATTTAATCTTGCATTTCAGTATTTTTATTCACCTGATACAATAGTGCCTTTGTCTTTAGCATGGGATGGTGGTTATTGTTCTGCCCCAACCCACCCCTTGTATTCTATTCTTATTGTTTTGAAAGCAACTTATTAAAAATTCAATCTCTGTGCAGCTCTGTTGAAATTTGAGTAGTCTAACACAACGGCCTGGATCTTTTGATCACAGTTATAAGTATCTTACATTTATCTGCCTATATCAGTATGTCACAGTTTTCAATTGTTATTCTCcaattttaatatatacaaactTGTATTTGTTTAGCTTGGCATCCGTAGGAACATTGTTATAAAAGTGGGTCAATACTCAGCTCGACTTCCTTTAACTTTTTCATTATAAATGGATGTCTACTCTGTAACCACAAGTGCATATGTATTTACAGGAATCAATACTGTGATCTGCTGGTGAAATATATCCCATAATACTAAACACCAAGTTGTTTGACTGGAGAACAATAATCAAACAATAAGTCTATAGCACTTGTCTGATATCTGTCCGGAATCCATGTCATCACTCTAACAACTTCATTTGTTTAAGGATTTTGATAATACACAATAATGTACTTCATAAAAAGACTGACTACAAAGACTGACTACAACAATATGATTTTGTGATTCAGGGttataaggtcaaggtcattgtcactatttatagaaaatcatcTACCATTCAGTGTAATTGATCTATAGTGATTCATTATGATCAACTAGCCAAAGGTCGTGTTTGAAGACAACACTGTATTGGGCGTTTCgtggttcaaaggtcaaggtcactgttactgtttatagaAATTTGTCCAGCAATGGTACATACTAATTTGCCAGGCATATTCATGGCCTTTAGGCATATTCTAGTTTTCTTGCATTAACATTAACTTAACAATATTTGGGTATATGTAGCCGttgacacagatatatatgCTTGTAATTTCAGGCCAAGCCAGACTGGATGGAGCGTTCTGTGACTATACCCCAGAGGACAAAATGGCTTTTCTGAAGAGGGCACATTCCCGCAGGGTAGCCAATATAGAAATGGAGTCACTGTGCTTTGCTTCCATGACACACAGAGCTGgaatcaaaagtaggtcactacAGATAGAACTGgcatcaaaagtaggtcactacACATAAAGCTGgcatcaaaagtaggtcacttcACATAGAACTGgcatcaaaagtaggtcactacACATAGAGCTGGCATCAAAAAATAGGTCACTACACATAGAGCTGGCATCAAAAAATAGGTCACTACACATAGAGCTGgcatcaaaagtaggtcactacACATAGAGCTGgcatcaaaagtaggtcactacACATAGAGCTGgcatcaaaagtaggtcactacACATAGAGCTGgcatcaaaagtaggtcactacACATAGAGCTGgcatcaaaagtaggtcactacACATAGAGCTGgcatcaaaagtaggtcactacACATAGAGCCGGcatcaaaagtaggtcaataCAGATAGAGCTGGCATTAAAGATAGGTCATTCAACAAAGAAGTCTGCAACATGTTTAGCTCAACTGACCTGAAGGGCCAGTGAGCttcatttatgaaatatgaccaccctcccccaatgatgctcTACATTAaattggttgtaatccacccaagggtaaaggaggagtagagTTTTCAAGCAAAATTTCACCGAAATTCCCATTTTGTGACCATGCCCCTCCAACCctaggggccacaccagcctaatttatatgaaatatgatcaaGGATGATTCACATTTTTGGTTGTAAACCACTCAAGGGTTACATAAGAAAGAGTTaagttttaaagcaaaatttcagcaaagttcccctttttgggcccTGCCTCTCTGTCCCCAGGGATCAgacaagcctcatttatatagaatatgattgccctcccccaatgatttTTGATAGGAAGCCACTTTggcgttaaggaggagtagccttttgaaagtaaaagtttAACTGCACATGACAATGGACGGGGCACAATGGCTATAGGTCAGATTACCTTAagatagggaaatcacatttttttaaaattatttatttaatttgcaTTGGAATTAATTCAAATTTGATTAGAATCTGGTATGCACATATTGAACCCGACTAATTTATTGTAgccaggggctgatgggcggggccaaattcTGTATGTGAACAGTTTCttcaaataacttttttttaatctttgatCAGAATTTAACTCGAGTGGAATCCCTAGGTGATGGGAATTCAAAATAGTTCAAATGGAAGAGTTGGCCACTCAGGGATAAGGGGCGTGGCCAAGATGTGGCAATTTGGCTTTATTGCtataaacaagttcttctctgaaactcaACAATGGATAGCACTTGTATGTGACTGGTAACATCCCTGGctggtggggattcaaaattgtacatatagTGGTGCCCAGGAGGGGACTGAGGGATGGTGCCATTTAAAAGGGGACAATTTGACTTCATTGATTCAGGGCTCAAAGTGGTGACTATTTTAGTCGCCATGGCGCCTTAAATTAaccattggcgaccagttattgacctataaggcacCTACATAGGCTTTggccattaaaaaaaatgtgtaaatttgCGATTTGGTTAATTTTTTCAAAGGTTGCAGTCCATGCTAAATGGCACTCACAATTGAAAGAGTTACAGAGATATCATACTGATCtaagaatatattttttttttaaatcaaagacAACTAGTCCAGGcgactaacttttccaatttGCGCCTAGATTTaatgacttggtagccaaataggccacctggtaaaaatatccactttgagccctggATTTGATATAAACGATTTCTTTTCTGGAACTATGCAATGATTATCTCTCATCTTTTATTGAAATCATCCCAAGGTGGTTGGGACTCAAAATTTAACTAATGcttgggctgacccccagggggctaTCAGAAAGTGGGCAGTTtggctatattgctataaatgacttcttctctggaactaagtaatgaatatcgctcatatttgaaTGGTAGCATCCCTAGATGATGGGGATTCctaattgtacaaatgatggggctgaccctcAGGGGGCTGATGAGGGGTCTAATGAAGTAAATACATggaaaattctttaaaatcacattttcttcTGAAGGAGTGAAAGGATTTGGTCCATATTTGATCTGAAGCATCCCTGAGTAAAAGGAAACTGATGTTGTATACTGGTAAATAGTGGGTCAGGCCCTCTAGGGGCCCAATAGGCAGGGTCCAGTAGGGGAATATAGGAAATTCTACCAAGTCCTTCTTTTGTAGGAATAACAGGATTTTGTCAGAATTTAATGTGGTGTACAGCGTCCTTTGAGAAAGGGATTAACATATGTATAAAAGTTTGGTCTGGCCCCTTGGGAGCAAAAAGATGACATCCAAAAGAGGAAATAGAGCAATTTCTTTGAAATGCTTCTTCTGTTGAAATGCAGAGTGTTTTGcaataatcactgaaatatccagggGAGCTATACAGGCCCtcttgtttccatggtaatgtaattttgttaatctacagtGATTTTAGGATTATATGAAGACACCTGGCCCATTTGTTGTCTTGAAATATATCTTGTAGATTTTCAAAGGTAAAGCACTTTAACTATGGATTGCCCCTAACAATCATACTGTTTAGTTTTGTGTCCAACATAAAGATCCACTTATCACTTccagagttattcccctttctGAACTGTTATCacatttttcagttttgtttttgtgtgtttttctTTGCTATCTTTCCATTTTTACCTATGATTAAACTGTATACTCTTCATAGAAATATGCACGATATTAAATCAATTCATTTCAAGGAACagacaaacataaaaatattaatttcacaGATGTAAAatctattgtttttgtttttgtttacaggtGCAGTTTTATGTGTAACATTGCTTGACAGACTAAGTGGGGACCAGATCAACTCACCACATGACGTCATGGAGGAATGGCAGCAACGTCCGCAACGCATCGTCATCCAGTATATACGAAAACAGCTGGGTCTGGAGTAATCATTTATACTTAACTTGTTGGCCTGGTTCTAGGGTAAATCTGACTGCTCTCTGTTACTCATTTCTGACCAAGATCTCTGATCAATCTTGTTGTTTTAACTGACTTCTGAATGGCTTAACATGTAGTGTATGTTTCTATTGAAAATTTGGGTGTAATGATGTCCATTTCTGTGTTCAGACTCCTACTGATGTCACCAGGGACGATACAGTAGTACCTGAtactgtctgtctgttgtccAACCAATAACTCCCTACTTGTGTCACCAGGGACGATACAGTAGTACCTGAtactgtctgtctgttgtctgaACAATATCTTGGTTGTGTTAAGTCCCTACTGGTGTCACCAGGGACGATACAGTAGTACCTGATACTGTCTGTCTGCTGTCTGAATGATGGGACAGACACAGATATCACATTACATTATGCTCCATAAAATGGCAGTGTAGATATGCTGTCTAAATCATGGATATATGATgagtgtctttttttttttaaatgtttttttttttgataatgtacattgtaattataataaataaggACAACCTTGAGTTGGGAATCATACAAAGAGTCTGTGGTTGGAaggaaattatatacatactgtatagttgtttaaTTTTGCAGGGTACCTCAAATGTTTCACAGTTACTTATTTAGTATTACAATTCACAGTACAATCATTTGCTAGTAACAACTGtatttatgtttgtaatttGTTCAGTGACAGCAAATATAGCACAATTAAATCCTTCACTAATATTACTAAGTATGTGGTATGTAATGGTATCTTTTGTCTCAGGTTCAATGATTTtggatttgttttatatacaggGACCACCGTTAAGAACGTTAATACATAGCTTTAAGATTCACACAATGTTGTTTAAGTTTTCCAGAATTGTGAAATAACAAACTGTAAGTTGAATAAACTTAACACATTTTTAAATATACGCACATGATATGATGTTAAGATTTCAGATTGGTAACTCCATCAAGGGGTCGGACTGAGGTCATTTTGAAGTGCCATTTCAGTGCAAAAAAATTTTGTGCAATCTTTTTACAACACAGCAACATTCCATCCTTCATGTATTCTTCTAGtcatttttcccttttttttcttcagaatcATAAAATTAAGTCATAATGTTTACAGTAAATCCTAAATATTATTTAGGATTAATTTTGATGAAGACAGCACATAGTTTATGACGAGAGTTCAACCCTTTCCTTTAATGGACCCTTCCTCTGAGAAATTATTATGTAGCTCTTCTAACCAATCAGAAGCAATGTTACAAACAACATCAATTTTTCATAaccaatataaatatttgtttcaaaCAGGATTGGATCATTGGAGAATTACTTGAAACAACTTCCAGGGTCATTTTTTGAAACCTGCAATTTTAAACTCAATGTCTAATTTCTCATCTTAATCAAGAAAGAAAATATGCAGTGTTACTATTTTTGTTCTTAACACATGTTTTTCTGTGATCTACCCATAATGCACTGCCTTTGGTTACTGCATTAACTGATTTCTTTCGTTCATTTTTATTCCCAATTTCTTAAAGGAATTTACGTAATTTTAGGGGTATAGGCAATTAACTATATAAATCGTCGCTTTGATTGCTCATTGTCATttataaattcacaataacatTGAGCTCCATACTACAAACTAAAGATTCTACGCAATACCGCAAACTTGGATTTTTAGTCTTAGACTGTGTTCAGTAGCCTTTTTTTTAAAGTCCCAAGCCTAAAACACAAAGTTTCTCACAAGCCTGGCTGGCTCAGCAGAACAAATTATTCAATctctttttaaaagatttattgcattactttttagcccaccatcatcagatggtgggctattcaaatcgccctgcgtccgtggtccgtcgtccgtccttccgtccgtaaacaattcttgttatcgctaatcctcattaagtactgaagggatctttctcaaatttcatatgtgggttccccttggtgcctagttatgcatattgcattttgagaccaatcggaaaacaacatggccgacaggcagccatcttggattttgacaattgaagtttgttatcgctatttctgagaaattactgaagggatctttctcaaatttcatatgtatgttccccttggtgcctagttatgcatattgcattttgagaccaatcggaaaacaacatggccgacaggcagccatcttggattttgacaattgaagtttgttatcgctatttctgagaaattactgaagggatctttctcaaatttcatatgtatgttccccttggtgcctagttatgcatattgcattttgagaccaatcggaaaacaacatggccgacaggcagccatcttggattttgacaattgaagtttgttatcactatttctcagaaagtgctgaagggatctttctcaaatttcatatataggttcccctcagtgcctagatatgcatattgcattttgagaccaatcagaaaacaacatggccgacaggcagccatcttggattttgacaattgaagtttgttatcattatttctcagaaagtgctgaagggatctttctcaaatttcatatataggttcccctctgtgcctagttgtgcacattgcattttgagaccaatcggaaaacaacatggccgaaaggcagccatcttggattttgacaattgaagtttgttatcgctattcctcagaaagtactgaagggatctttctcaaactttttttgtaggttccccttggtctgtagttatgcatattacatcttgggaccaataggataacaacatggccgacaggcagccatcttggattttgacaatttaagtttttattgctattttacagaaggtactgaagggatctttctcaaatttcatatgtaggttccccttggtccctggtattgcattttgggaccaatccgaaaacaacatggccgacagacagccattatcgctaaatcttaaattttatatataggttccgcttgtttgaatagtacttgagggctgtttctgaatttacacagattagtaacacttagaggaagagaaaagtagagaaaagatcaatctgacatggaacctataaagatcattcaatggtgggcgccaagatccctctgggatctcttgttactaAATAACAGAACAATTTATTATGTTATAAACTTTGTTGCATTGATGGttcatatatttgtacatttttaacaAGCAATTAAATTTGGAATCAGAAATCCATTAacttaaatttatttaattttttgacattttgttgttatacattatacaatttataagtattttttgtaacttgtattgaattatttgaattgtaaattTTATAATGGTTGTTTCTATGGtaggtttttaggtcatctgacctgaagggtcaggatgacctatagtcatcatgcttcgtccgtcgtcgtgcgccgtccgccgtccgccgtgcgccgtgcgccgtccgccgtgcgtaaacttttcacatttcaaacttcttctcaagttccatcagtgggattgagttgaaacttgcctgacttgatgctgggatggtcctgaccaagtgttgttatttttcgggtcagtctgaaatccaagatggccgccacagccgccattttgaaaacacatttgaaacttcttctcaagttccactggtgagattgag
The window above is part of the Pecten maximus chromosome 2, xPecMax1.1, whole genome shotgun sequence genome. Proteins encoded here:
- the LOC117322277 gene encoding uridine phosphorylase 2-like — protein: MDHQDSVDREPSFVRNSNLSCMDEDVLYHIALGNKSHDLKEMFSDVKFVCFGGSPSRMEKFAFQLVNELNYKMTAGQTLCNVAGGSDRYVLYKVGPVISVSHGMGIPSLSILIHEILKLLNHAGCSPSDVTFFRIGTSGGLGLEPGTVVISEAAVDGILRPYMEVATLGMIIQHPALLDQELNSKLIDVAKETDIKAVLGKTMCTYDFYEGQARLDGAFCDYTPEDKMAFLKRAHSRRVANIEMESLCFASMTHRAGIKSAVLCVTLLDRLSGDQINSPHDVMEEWQQRPQRIVIQYIRKQLGLE